GGAAAGAGGGTAAATTTGTACTTAGAAACTTCAACCAAAACTAATAGTATTGTATTTGATTGAACCTATTCACTGTATACAAGAGGCCTCATGGGCCTAAATTTAGTATAcaaaattatcaaaagaaaaactACCTAATATGTTGCTCTGTACACTTCCAATTGATGAGTACCCTATAAGGCCATAAGCCAATTTTgttaaaaagaattaatttcAATCATTCCAGCAAAGGAGCATGACTACACATCTCCTAATTATGTAAAGCTTGGCTCTTTGTTCTCTAAGGACTCCTCCAAGTCCTCTGCTTGAAATTAACTTCTTCTTGGAACCTCCCAttctgctgttgttgttgctgctgctcaTCTTCATCTTGTaacttaataattaaaaaaaaatgactcTTTCAAAGGAATTTTTAGtgtacaagaaaaaaaaaaaaaagcagagTGATGGATGTTCTTTAGCTAGGTTCTTGattctgttgttgttgttgttgtgtggtGAATATATTGAAGAGACAAGTTTGAGTGGGGGAAATGTAAGTCCAAGATGAGGCTCTTATAGGCTGTTTAGAGTATGGTCCTAACTTAgagaaaatgacataaaatgGTCCATTATTTTTGGTAGTGAGTTCAAAGTAAACCCTTAAGTATCATTTGAGTAGTTTTGGTCCTTTAGTTTGACgaaaatgaaatattttgggATTTGTTAGATATTTACCAAATTGTGATTGTTAAATTTAACTAGAACTGAGAAAATAGAAAGTATTTAATGGGGAGCTCGAATTTGGAAGTACATTTTTTTCTAGTTTATGTTGTTTTTGGAATATTTCTTGAGATTGGTGTAACTTTTTGAGGtgtgatttatgttattttgtgTGCGTTTGATAGAGATTTTTTAAGTTGTGGAATTTGAGATTTTGACGAATTTTTTTGGTGTGCTACTCAAATCTTTTTTCACAGTTCAAATTGAATTTGACAATTAGAGGTGGGTAAATATCAGATAAGATTGAAAATTTTCACTTTTGACAAATTTAAAGGACTAAAATTACTTAGGTAATACTTAAAAGACTATTTTGAACATACTGCTAAAGCTAACGGGGCAGTTTTGTCATTTTCTTCTCTCAACTTGTATTGGTCGAGTCATGAACCAGATATAAATGGGTCCCACTTTCCACTtgtaaccccccccccccttcctcCACCACAAACCAACACCACTACAAGAGAAATAAAGTAATAGTATCATCCATATTCTTTGTTCCCCACACCTTCATCCTAATAGTAAATATATAATGAGAGAgtatttttctattaatttgTATGTAACATCATGTCTGATCAATGTTTTGGAAGACAAAATCAGAATCTGTCTTAGACTCGTGCTAGTTTGAAACATTCTCCCTGGACGATTATGACATAAAATTGTATGAGAACAATGCATTGATATAGGTAAAACGTTCACTTTGTTATTTGGTAGTTGCTTActttaattttgttatttatatgcattattatacaTCTAGATATTAGATTAAAATTTGTACTATTTTAGATATTTGGTCGTTACTGTTTTCTTATTAATTGTTCTATTTCTCCATTGTCGTTTTTCTTTCTTACctgttttgatatattatacTCAAGTCGATGGTCCTCGGAAAACAACTTTTTTATTTCCACGAGGTAGGGGTATTTTCTGCGTCAGACATGTCTTGACCATAAGGTCACTAAGGCAATCACTTGGGGGGCCAATTTTTTTGAGGCCCCCACTTTCTCCCAAagatgtatgtatatgtatatatattgttaaaaaaaatctcatttatTGATATATTTGAAAAGAACTTTTTGGGtcgaaaatataataattttttacctcATTCAATATATGGACTGTTGTAATAATTCAGAATAGAATAGTGTTAGTTAATTGTAGCATCGTTTCTTATGTGGCTATCTATTTTGTTGCATCATTTATAATTCTGATGATTATCATGAACcaatattattattcttatattcaatttgtttattcctctttcaccatttttattatctcattattGAGTATTCTAAAGTCTCTCAAACGGTCAAACCTTCTACATTTTACAAAATCTATCACTACGTGTTTATAAAGAGATCAAATTTGGTTTTTGGTATCTGTAACACCCTAAAATTTTTTAAGCTAAGACTGAgtcatttttcatatgtgtaTGGGGTTGTACTAGATGACTCATAATTGTCTGCATGTGTGGAGGTTAATTCTTTagtgtgagaatagatttggagatgaattatgGTCATAAgtatcctctagcacaaagtcgagttgaaagtttccttaccgattgagtttcgataaaagattttacttgggtcaacttcaaaaaACCATATCTCTTAACATACAGAGAGTTAGGTGGCCCATAacttataaaattaaagttatatagtcttcttttcaactccATCAAGTTTGCATCAattggagttcagagtaaaatgttatgccaTTTTGTTGGGAACTGTCTTGTCGCACGCCCGAAGCATTTTTTGAGCGCTAGCACAACGAGGCAGCGGCTACTGCCCTCTCCGTGCGTTGGTTGCGCGCCCAAAGCATTTTCCACATGCTAGTGTAACGACCTTTCACCGTCGGTATGAATAGGccaatggaaaaaaaattgggccagaaaacttcgggtagtaactttaGAAAATTTTAGCTTAGGCCAAAATTGGACAAATTCTGattcaggtgaggtctagggtaatCCAGTAATAAGTAGGGGGTCAAATCGGTAATCTGATTAAGTTAGGTGATAGTCAAAACGATACGGAGTCTCTACGACTTTACGAAATCGCatttgggtgagtaaaactctcgaaattgaatttggcgtgaagggtatgaTTTGAGACGTCATGGATTGAGGATGTGTTGTAAAATAGGAGTTTGCAGCTCAAGTTTCGAGCTCTCTATTTACGTGCAAACCGTCAGAGAAGGAATAATCCCTCCAAAGCGGGATGGTCCTGCTAGAGTGGGACAGATACGAATTAAAGTTGGGAAAAAGTCTCAGAATGATTTTTAGTCATCCCACTTCGTTCTTAAGAGACCAGAAGCGACCTAGGCGAATTCTTGCTGATTTCTATCATGGAATTccataatttcttcatcttaacaccaattaatattttttacccATGGAATCTATaggttttcaagaaaatccTCGTCTAAGGTTCAAGAAATGGATTTTTGCCATATTTTCCTCCAAAGATCTCACCTTTCTCAAGAATTAGGAGCGCATAAGGTacgtaaggctaaactaaagcatggccttgttcttccatgtgcctCATGATTGTtataggttgatttgtgaattAATTGAGTCCCcgtgattgtgtttcttgagaattttcttaaacttaacatattttacataatattgcgtaattgattttttttaattaacaaGTAGCTTTTATTAATCAAAACTTGATCATTACAAAGCCAGATATAAGCTGAACATCTACCTCCAAACACAATAAATCTAAGAGCTAATATCTACTAGCACTACTGCTGAAACACTaaactaacaaaaatattaaggGTAGTAGTTTAATCTAATCAAAGTGTTCTGCCAATGTGCTATATTCCTGCCTTTGATATGGATCTGCAATGCAATGTCTTTGCAAGTCTGCTTCATCTCAACTTTTTCATGCTGAAATCTCAAGTGATTTTTGTCTCTCCATATCCCATAAATTGCCATAGCAAAAGTGCAGCAGGTGATCTCTGCTGTTCCATGCTTCCTCCTAGTATGCATATTCTATCAATCTCCTGTTGCCATATCCCAATAGATCTTTGTTGTCCAAGCCACATAAAATGTCGAGTCCACAATTGAGTATTGTACTCACATCTAAAGAACAGGTGATCAAAAGACTTCACTTTCTTTGCACAGAATATGCAATTCATTGGCaagtcttgttgattggattagatagatTGTTTGCATTTGACCTTATTCTATAAGTTATCTATTTGATTATCatgttgagttattttcttgatgagttaagtcttcctcTGATAAAgtgttgattgaatgaatgtgtaaacaagccaagtggttcgcttggggactagGAATAGTCTctaagtgccggccacgcctagggtatctTTCCGGGCCGTGACAGtatcttcttcaaatttcaagcacTAAAACTAATCAACACTATTTTAATACCATTATATCAACTTATCAAATTCAGCGCAACATTATTTCGAtatcattatataaatttttcaaattttcgagttagattttatttattctaactttatattatgtatttttcattgaaaatttacattgtttatattatttcataatgtccATGTATATTCTACCTCCCCAGACCTCATTAGTAAGATTACACTGTGCATgttataattattcaatttatatatgtgtcaactaaaaaaaataaggccCTTTATGAAGTCTTGCTTTAGGCCCCCAAACCTGTTGAGACGGCATTGGTCTGCATACACCCTTCTTCTCATACCCCACTTATAGAATTTTACTAGATATGTTGTTGTAACATAATTGTCATAAAGTGTCCattgataaaaaatttatttatattttaactatattattaataaaataaatatgcatcCATATAATTTGTTCAATAAAGCCTTGTTCCCATGATAGTCATATGTGTGTCCCATGCATTTAAAACTCCTGTCGAGCAACGAATATGACCAAAcgtaaaaaagaagaagatattaAGCAAATTGCAACTCTTTTTGCTTACATTATATTGCTAGATTTTAGAGGTGTAAAATTGCTTGTATGTCACAGTCCACATACAAATGTGCCGgcaaaaataaatgaataaggTAGCATTAAACATCCTTCCTAAACcttaaactctataaaaaaattaactaaatatacaatttattttatcatattttttaaactttcctataattttaaaaaattacaaaatccTATTCTCCGATACATCATGTAACGTGATGTATCGAAACGTTGAGTGATGTATCGGAAATCGAAATGCGATGTATCGGAGCATTTTTGGAATGTATTCGAATTACATCAAATTTAAgggatttttataatttgaaaaagagtaggaataaaatgtaattaattattaacacTATAGAACTTGTGTAATTCCTAAtctattttgaaaattaaaagcAAATGGATCATTATACTTTTTGTTTATTAAATTCTCAATAaattacttattcatattaattaagtGAATTTctcaacacaaataaaagaatttGAGCAAAGACTATAGTAAATATTGTCAAACTCGATAACTTTAATAATAAATTCAACGCTATTAAGAATGTAGCCTTTCTAATAAAAAGCGCTAAAACCTCACGCAATAGACTATCTAATGCTTGAAGTGgttaaaacttaaaaagaaGAACGAAAAGTTCCCACTTCCACGACACTTCGTTGGATAGGGAtgataatacgatgatatatatgCTGGTGTTAATTCATGGTGTCCTTTTCTTgcttattttttattctttctttaattttatgaaatataggATACGTTCTGTACAATGAAAAACGttttctagaaaaatataaataaatttcttacttttttttatttttgttcgatatatatgtaaaaaaatattatcttaaaatTATCTATATATAATCTAGATAAATAATATGATAGAAGGCGGAAGGGGATTGGGTGGTGGCCTGGGATGGGGCTATGTGGGAGGAATGAAAACGATCTGAGTCGGAGAATGGGAGGACAATTAATTATGTGGGAGGTCActtctaaaatttatttttcctaCTTTCATTTAGgagtcatttttcttatttttaagagACGTAGAAAATATTTTCGAAAAATGCTTTCCTTGGTATCGATCACACCGATAAAGTGAAAgcaataatattatattagtgGGATACTCCTAAAGTCTGATTAGGCATTAGAGGGATTAATTAGTTGATGCCTACAAAAGAAGTGcaaattttcaaagtttgatGACTATAGTCTATCCTGTTATCCTCCTTTTTGACTAATACAAACACTGACACTTGCATTGTTTGTTTCCATAATGATGTGGATTATCATTATATAATCTAAACACTGATGACCAAAAAGTAAGGTCCCATGATGTTAAATGACTCCAATATTAATtcatttcaaaattaaatagtACTTGACACACTTTAACATGCGCAATGTTTGACTGTaaaaactttcaaataattaattatattgagTGTGAAAAAAGTGTATGAATTAATTctaggagaaaaaaaaaaggaaaaaaaatcaataaaaaaagaaacataaaaTTTGAACCCCATTGCACTGAAAAATACTTTGAGTTTGTAGGGAGTGGGGTGGGAAGGGGGGCACATTGTTGTACGTTATCTTGAAAAAGGTACATGATCGAGTGTATATTAGCTACATATGGCCTCCACTTAGTTACGCACTAGAAGTATGTATCAAAGTTAATATttgacctatatatatatacgatgtTGATCACCCTTCGTTCAATGTGGATGAAGCTCTGGCCTTGATTATAAGGGTTGGGCCAAATAACAGTGCACTTGTTTGACGTGATCTAAATATGAAAATAGACCAAAATTCATATGTATCaggaaaaaaattaacaacaaaaattatatgtatcagaaaaaagATTTTGGAagttgaagatgaaaatagatttaaatataaaaatagatcaaaattcatatgtattagaAAAAAGattaacaataaaaaatcaaaaaaaaataatcaaccaGTTGCTCTATTAATATTGTGtcatatacataaatatgaatatgatacagaatgatattgttataaaaatataaatgtttATGTATCATCAATAATATTTGATAATGTCTACATATACATAACTTTCTAGTTGAATAAGTTTGGGTGTATGTATCTGGTAGTAAAAGATAACGAAATTTGTAATAGTTATGTATCAAACACATAACTATGAACATGATACATATCAATTTGTGTTTCAATAAATTAAggttatgtatcaaaattaatatatgaacACGATACATTGTCCATGGTAAAAATGTAATGTATCATATGGTGAAATGAATGATTaaacattaatttaagaaataaaaacaactagatacattaaaaatttGGACATATATGCATCACTAAAAGATGAACagcaaaaaattaaaaagaatcaACAATCGAATCtgctgaaagaaaaaaaaatgatgaagaaatcATTTTACACTTTCTCCTTTGCTCTGTATCAACTCCCATAAACTTTTTGCACTTTCAAAAATGGCGTCACCCATGGATCTCGACCTAAAGTCCTTACCAAAGACTAGCAACTCaactttttttcctcttttttggACATTTTTTTCACAGTCgattttgaagttgaagttaaatATGCATCATTCTTCGACTAATTGGATAATCATAATACTAAAAGATAGAGCATTattcatatgtatcagaaatttgtgtattttatgtatcagaaaagagtgtttaaatcatgatacattgGGATATGCATATCTAATGTATCAAAAACAACTATCAGAATAAagtatctaaatcatgatacattGGGACATGCATACatctaatgtatcagaaacaacTAAAAATAGTAGATTCAAGAGAGAAATTACAGATTCAACTTTTCTACCCTTTTTAGAGGTTTTTTCTATAGCCCCTTTAGAAGACGAAAGTACATCCTTTTTCGACTTCGCCTTCTCAACATTCTGATTCGTCGTTGATAATGTATCTTGCAATTATTTGGATCTGTTTTTAGCCCAAACATCGTCCTCGAAATCGTAAACACGATCAATATTAAGTAAGTTTAACTGGGTAGTGTCAATGCTAAAAGAAGGAGCATCATCCATATGTATTAGGACTTTGAATattaaaaacaataaataaaaaaaaaaggcaagGATCTGTTAGTTGGAGAAGAAGAACAGAGTTTGAAACAAAAAATTCTGGAGAAATTGATGTAGTGAATGGAGATGAAGAACTTCTCTTACTTTTCTTACAATTTGAAATTAATGAGGAAAACATGAAGAAGAAGGTTATAAATGAAATTGCCTAAAATAGAGGCGATAGTTTAGGCGTGATTTTAGGACAATTCAAAAGGAAATCGGAAGGTGAAGGGTTATGTATCTGAAAATtcgaaagagaaaaaaaaggaatttttgaaatttttcgaACGggagaaattttttaaaaatatgataaagtagattgtgtatttatgtaatttttcctataataatagctaaaaaaataataataattgagaccaaaaaagaaaagggcaaaacaacaaaaaagaaaTGTTCTTTATATGAAATTCAAgtcaactaattaattaattacatcGTCATCATAAATATCTTGTTTTTCTAGAGGGTGGGTGGTTTAAGTTCTCATCATTTAGTTTATCATGCTTAGGCCTTGTGAGCAAATCATACCAATAAAACAAGcaaaatttacataaaatagacctaattataaaataatttatctaaATTGGATTCAATCtaaattatttattcttaatagatTTATGgtccaaactatttaccctcttaccctattttctcctttttaattTCGCACATGATGTCAACTACTATAAATAATCTTCTATGATACTTCATTGGTATATTAataccatatcggtatcatataggattgagtTTAATTCTCggtgatactccatcggtatattgataccctatcggtatcatgTAGGGTGGGTGATAACGTCCGCATGACGTCAGCGcgcgaattttaaaataaatttatgtcattttaaaataaaaaagggtatgaaagtaatgagaCATTTAAAGgtaaatattttccttttttgggatataaatgttattttcccaaaaaaagaaaaacaagaaagaaaatcAATTGTAGATAAATCGTTAAaaaggaaattttaaaaaaaaaagaaagaaaaaggatggATTCCACTAAATTTCTTTTCTACAAAAATGATAGAAACATCATTTGTTTCTTTTCCCCCCTTATAAAAGGTTTGTGCCTTAAAACACTTTTTAGACGTGCTTAAACAATACTAAAGCTTTAGGAGTACTTTGACTAACTTGCTTTATTTTGACTTGTGACATTAATTGTGCTTCAAATGATTTATAGACCTACATGTTAATCTATGTTATGAAAATTGACATtgtcattataaaaaaaatcgaGCTTTAgattatgtatatttttttgtaatcaTACTTTTCTTTATCTACATAATCATTCTTAGGGATGTCAATTTGAGTCTCCTAAAAAAG
This sequence is a window from Solanum dulcamara chromosome 10, daSolDulc1.2, whole genome shotgun sequence. Protein-coding genes within it:
- the LOC129870913 gene encoding small polypeptide DEVIL 6-like → MKMSSSNNNSRMGGSKKKLISSRGLGGVLREQRAKLYIIRRCVVMLLCWND